The Candidatus Hydrogenedentota bacterium genome has a window encoding:
- a CDS encoding DUF1501 domain-containing protein, whose protein sequence is MHPIQEQLLRTRRQFLTTAAGGIGGLALTALLGREAGAKIPGVNPLAPRPNHITPKAKACIFIFMEGGPSQMDLFDPKPMLNKLNGQPLPESLTKDMRFAFIQKETATVLGSNQQFKKFGQSGMDFSTWLPNIGSCADDICMIRSMHTEAFNHHPGQLMMNSGVPTFGRPSMGAWINYGLGTDADNLPGYVVLTAGRGTSGGVSNWTSGFLPSNYQGVLFRNEGEPVLHLANPAGMPHECQRLGLDTVRDLNQIHYEETRDPEILARISSYELAYRMQAAAPELIDLSGESQATLDMYGVDRSESGYKASRAGGPGTFTAFSRNCLLARRLVERGVRFINIYHASWDHHSDLDNEMEYTTAMCDQPIAALIKDLKQRGLLDETLVIFGSEFGRTPLGENRAGFREANTGRDHHPMAFTIWMAGGGTKGGTIIGETDDIGWNIVKDPVHINDLHATILHLFGLNHLDLTYRYSGRDFRLTDVAGKLVPQIYT, encoded by the coding sequence ATGCACCCCATCCAAGAACAGCTCCTGCGCACCCGCCGCCAGTTCCTCACCACCGCCGCCGGCGGCATCGGAGGCCTCGCCCTCACCGCACTCCTCGGGCGCGAGGCCGGCGCGAAAATTCCCGGCGTCAACCCCCTCGCGCCACGCCCCAACCACATCACGCCCAAAGCAAAAGCCTGCATTTTCATCTTCATGGAAGGCGGCCCCAGCCAGATGGATCTCTTCGATCCAAAACCCATGCTCAACAAGCTCAACGGCCAGCCACTGCCCGAATCCCTCACAAAAGACATGCGCTTCGCCTTCATCCAGAAGGAAACCGCCACCGTCCTCGGCAGCAACCAGCAATTCAAAAAATTCGGCCAATCCGGCATGGATTTCTCCACCTGGCTCCCCAATATCGGCAGCTGCGCCGACGATATCTGCATGATCCGCTCCATGCACACCGAAGCCTTTAACCACCACCCCGGCCAGCTCATGATGAACTCCGGCGTCCCCACCTTCGGACGCCCCTCCATGGGCGCCTGGATTAACTACGGCCTCGGTACCGATGCCGACAACCTCCCCGGCTACGTCGTGCTCACCGCCGGACGCGGCACCTCCGGCGGCGTCTCCAACTGGACCAGCGGATTCCTCCCCTCCAACTACCAGGGCGTCCTCTTCCGCAACGAGGGCGAGCCCGTACTGCACCTCGCCAACCCCGCCGGCATGCCCCACGAATGCCAGCGCCTCGGCCTCGACACCGTCCGCGACCTCAACCAGATCCACTACGAGGAAACCCGCGACCCCGAGATCCTCGCCCGCATCTCCTCCTACGAACTCGCCTACCGCATGCAGGCCGCCGCGCCCGAACTCATCGACCTCTCCGGCGAGTCCCAGGCCACCCTCGATATGTACGGCGTCGACCGCTCCGAATCCGGCTACAAAGCCTCCCGCGCCGGCGGTCCCGGCACCTTCACCGCCTTCTCCCGAAACTGCCTCCTCGCCCGCAGGCTCGTCGAGCGCGGCGTGCGCTTCATCAATATCTACCACGCCAGCTGGGACCACCACAGCGACCTCGACAACGAGATGGAATACACCACCGCAATGTGCGACCAGCCCATCGCCGCCCTTATCAAAGACCTCAAACAGCGCGGCCTGCTCGACGAAACCCTCGTTATCTTCGGCTCCGAATTCGGCCGCACCCCCCTCGGAGAGAACCGCGCCGGTTTCCGCGAAGCCAACACCGGCCGCGACCATCACCCCATGGCCTTCACCATCTGGATGGCCGGCGGCGGGACCAAAGGCGGAACCATCATCGGCGAAACCGACGACATCGGCTGGAACATCGTCAAGGACCCCGTCCACATCAACGACCTCCACGCCACCATACTCCACCTCTTCGGCCTCAACCACCTCGACCTCACCTACCGCTACAGCGGACGCGACTTCCGCCTCACCGATGTCGCCGGAAAACTCGTCCCCCAAATCTACAC